In one Natronosalvus amylolyticus genomic region, the following are encoded:
- a CDS encoding MaoC family dehydratase: protein MGSQQFGAARFASAWSSMATSILEGTTAANKAAVDAMFAPVMSDNGKAPAATADTEESDSETQIDTDLPSIEYADLDWAFERTVDDPADLAVGDQVTFEKTLSNDDVRAFARVSGDTNRLHLDDAFAADTRFGERIVHGTLVSGLISAALARLPGLTIYLSQDLEFRAPVGIGDRVSARVEILEDLGNDQYRLETEIRDEDDDATVIAGEAVVLIDELPVA from the coding sequence ACTCGAGGGGACGACTGCGGCCAACAAAGCGGCCGTCGACGCCATGTTCGCACCCGTAATGAGCGACAATGGAAAGGCACCTGCCGCGACCGCCGACACCGAAGAATCGGACAGTGAAACGCAGATCGACACTGACCTCCCCTCCATCGAGTACGCCGACCTCGACTGGGCGTTCGAACGAACGGTCGACGATCCCGCCGACCTGGCTGTCGGCGATCAGGTCACGTTCGAGAAGACGCTCTCAAACGACGACGTTCGCGCATTCGCTCGCGTGAGCGGTGATACAAACCGCCTACATCTCGACGACGCGTTCGCCGCCGATACCCGATTCGGCGAACGAATCGTCCACGGCACGCTCGTCTCCGGGCTTATCAGTGCCGCCCTCGCCCGTCTCCCCGGATTGACGATCTATCTCTCACAGGACCTCGAGTTCCGTGCCCCCGTCGGCATCGGTGATCGGGTCTCCGCCCGGGTCGAAATCCTCGAAGACCTGGGCAACGACCAGTATCGCCTCGAGACCGAAATCCGCGACGAAGACGACGACGCCACCGTCATCGCCGGGGAAGCTGTCGTGCTCATCGACGAACTGCCCGTCGCTTGA